The sequence GAAAGAGATAGATAATTCTAAGAAAGAGATAGATAATTCTAAGAAAGAGATAGATAATTCTAAGAAAGAGATAGATAATTCTAAGAAGCAATAATTAAAAAATTGAAGTGAAAATAAAAAATAAAACAGCCGTTAAGCCGCTAGCCCCGATTACTCAAGGGCCTTAAGAACAGGGTTGGTGGTTCCTTCAACGACAACGCCCTCGCCCATCAAGTCAGGGTAAACGGTGTACTGCTGAAGCACGCTACAAGCGGCTCTAGTGTTCACTGCATCCCAACCGGCTACAACAAGTGCGGCCTTTCCTTGGTTGAATGCTCCGTTGACCATCTTGATTATTGCTGCGTTCTCTGGAATCACTGCAGCTGCCTCCTCACCGCAAACGGTTTCGCTGAAACCGAGTGCGTTAGCTGTAAGGATGTTTACGCAAGGTCCGCCGACAAGAATCAAGTTCTTTGTCTGCTTTGCGACCTCGTTTACTTCAGTGTCCATCTTGGCGATGTCATCTACTATAGGAACTGCCTTCTTTACCGTGCTTCCTGTTACTGTGCTGACAGAGGTCTGTGGACCTTCTACAACGATAGTGGCCTTAATCTGCTCGCTTGGAACAGCGAACGCAAGTTCGTCACTATCACCGTTACTATCTGGGTCCCTGATTATAAGACCGTAGTGGGTCCTGTAATCATCCTCAGCAGTGCCTCTATTTGTGCCGCCGATTTTAAGTTCGGCTGCATCGGCCTGTCCCTGAGTGTCTCCAAGCCGCTCACCACTAAGATCCACATCCCAAAGAATGTCTCCCTCAACGCCTTCCTTTACAGTAAAGGCCATAGTGCTAACACTATTGTTGAAGTAGACAGGGAGTGCAGTATCCTGGTAGTAGACCTGAAGCTCATTGGTGACCTGGTAGTTGGTTCCGTTTCCGATGTAGAAAATCTGCTTCTTGTTGTCTGAATTGTCAAATGCGCCAATTACATTGGTGCCGTTAACCAACAAGTAAACCGTGTCTGTCTCGGTCATAACTCCACTAGCGTTTACTCTGAATCCAGTTTCGCTTTCGTCTGAAGTAAGCACCAAACCACTCTTACTCGTGTAAGTTGTAGTATCAGATGCTCCAGCTTCAGTCAGATCAAGGTCTATGTAGTTGTCAAACTCAGAGGTTATTTCTAGATAGTCCTCAGTGGTAAACTTGGTTATGGAAACCTTTGCATAGTTTTCAGGAAGAGCAAAGTATTCGCCTATTGTCTTAAGGTCGTCTTTGTGGTCAAGCAACTTCTGGTTGTACTTGGCGCCGATTGTCAACTTGCTTGTATCCGAGTTGTCTGCTTCGACTACCCAAAGCCATTCTGCATCGTTTTCTTCTTCAGGCTCACCAAAGGTCTCCATCGAATCGCCGTCAGAAACGGTCTTCTCGATGTCAGAACCAATGGAAATGTCTACCTGTCTGCTCTCGACATCATCAGTATACAAGATAGAGTTGACGCCTACCGTCAAGTCACCAAAATCATACTCATCTCCCTCAGAGATAATCTTTGTGTCACCTCCGACGGAAACGGATGCTGCAGCTGAACCAATGGAGTTAACCTTCACCATGCTTCCTTCGACTGCCTCTTCGTCACCGACGCCAAGAACAAAGTCCTTAGCAAACTTGAAAGTTATTGAGTCGGTTGTGCCGTTAGAAACTCCGGTAATCTCAAAGTCCTCTCCAAGGAATTTGACCAAAAGCTTCTTTGAAGTTGTTGTGTTTACCTGTGTGTAGTCGAAGTCGTCGTCATCGATTACGTAAGAGTACCTGAACTGTTGGTAGTTTGCGTTTCCAGTACCAAGGTATATCTCACTTCCCAAATCCTCATCAGAATCTGAGGTGACTATATCGATACCGGTTACGGTCAACTGCTCCTCGAAGTCCACGTCCTTACTATTCCATCTTAGCTTGTCATCCTGGAATCCGGCCAGCTTGTTGTCTTTCAGGGTGCCAAAAGTGCTAAGGGCCTCATTCAATGCGAGTTCCTTATCTTCACCACCCAATATTACTGTTCCGGATCCACCACAAGTGACTTCCTCGCCACGTTCAGCACCTAGTCTAACGGCAATGTTTATAGCTCCAGCAACATCGGCAGGGTCTGCCCCGCTACCAACGACGATAAGGAAGTTTGTGTTTCCGTTATCGACGAAAGGAACTGGGTAGTCCTCCAAACCATAGGTTGCTGCCATTGCAGGTGCTATACTTGCTCCTGTTGTAAGTGCTCCCAAGGCGATTGCTCCTATTTTTCCAAATATGTTTTTCATATTTTTTCTTTTCCTCAATATAGTGAATCTCCCCGCCATAGGCGGCTCCCGGATTCGGTGCGTCTTTTGATTCTATAAGATTATATACCTAGGGAATTATATATTATCATTAAGAAACAGTTATGTCTCCCAAACCAATCATTAAAAAATAAATCAAAATTACTAAATAATCAAAATTTTTTACTTAAATTGTTCCCGCATATAAAAAATAAGATAAAGTTATTAAAAAATAAAAACTATAACAATTTGTGCCTTTTGCCGGTCCCTTCCACTTTTGGAATCTTGATTTCGAGCATTCCTTCCGAAAATTTAATCTCTGCCTTTTCTGGGACAACCTCCTCGGGGATAAGCAAAGAACGTGTCATCTCCCCAGAAGACCTTTCCCTGAGATAGTACCTCTCGCCACGCTCTTCTTTTTCCGCCTTTTTGCAGGCGCCTATTACAAGATTCCTTCCTGCAATCTCTACAGACAACTCCTCCTTATTAAACCCGGGCAGATCTGACCTGACTATAAAGTGGTCTCCTTCGTCCAGGAGGTCTACAGGAAAATCAGGCATTGCTGCCGACCAGATATTTCGAAATCGCCTTCCAAACCCCGCTCCAATGTCCCAAAAGGGGTCGCTTGCCTTCGCTGGAATCCATCCCGGCTTCTTTTTGTCCTCCATATCATATAAACAGCGCACCCAGTATTTAAGCAACTATTCCTTCATCATGTCCAGCACGTCAGCCCTATCCTTTTTGGCCTGCTTGAGATATTCCCTGCACTCCTCCTCAAGGGACTTCCCGGTCTTTGCGTCGCAAACCTCCTTTTTCCTAATGCTCACGAACAGAGGAAACTGCGATGCCTCCCCGACAATAAGGGCTTCTCCCACCTCCAGGGTGGTAATCTGGTTCAAAAGCTCCTGGGTAAGGCCTTCGCTGCTTTCCCCAATGTGCTTTTTATCGTAAGGGTTTGTTATACGGAGGTACATGTGGGTGTTGCACTGCGAAAGGGAGGTTGTTGAAAGGTGGACCGGCCTTTGCGAGATAAGGCACAAAATTGCATTAAACTTTCTGCCCTCTCTTGCTATGGTCTCCACAATAGACTTTGAAAAGTTTGTCCGTGCGCTCTTTTCCGGGGCAAAGTTATGCGCCTCCTCTATAAACGCTATGAATGGGGGCACCGTACCTGAGACCCGCCTGTTGAACAGCTCTCTTAAAAAGTAAGAGGCAACCATCTGCCTTTTTTTGCCGCCGGACATATCCGAAACATCAAGAACGGTAAGGTTTCCTGGAAACACGAGATTTGGAACCGAAGGCACATCGTAGAAGCCAAACAGATGAGTCCGGTTAAGAACTTCGAGGTTTGACAGCAAAACATCTTTTGTCGCCTGCTTTATGCATTCATCAGCGTTTATTGCAGCCATCAGCTCCGGCATGCCAAACACATTCTCCCCTTTTTTCAGCTTTTCAAAAACCCTCACGAGGTCCCTCTTCTGGACAAAGCTCAACTCCGGCAGGAAAAGCTCAAGATAATTAGAGGAAAGCTTCGGAAGGCCAATACGAATATCTTTTCCCCTGACAAGGTTAGTTTTCTGGGAGAATTTTTCGTCATATGCAAACGCAGAATACTCGCCGTGCGGGTCTATCACAAGAGTTCCAACCCTTCCCTGGTCGTCACTTCGGCTCAAAAGCTCCTCTACAAGAACAGCCGTTGCATAGCTCTTTCCCGCACCCGAAAGCGCAAGAATCGCCAGGTGCTTTTGAAAAAGGCGGTTCAGGTTAAGCTTAACTGCAATCTTGTGCCCAATAAGCTCCCCTAAGTGAAGCCCGTCCGGCGCAAAGCGGAAAAGCTTCTTGAGGTTTTCTTCTTTGGCCAGATAAACGCTTGCCCCGGGAGAAGTTGGGTAATTGGAGCGCTTTACAATCTGCCCCAGTATACCTAAGCAGTGCGCCTTGCAGACAAGATATTCCCATTTGTCAGTCGGAAAGTGGGAATCTATGGATATGGAGTAGTTAGAAATCGTTTCCGGCTGCATAAAATACCGGTTCGTGACGATTATCTCCTCTATCCGGGCTATCAAAAGCCCTTCTTTGGTGGAAACCTGAACAAAAAGCCCCTTTTTTACTGAGTCCTTATCCTCTGCAACAAAGTAAAATTCGCCTGTGCTGGGCGAATCCTGGGTGGAAATGACTGTGCCAAGTTTCATAAATGGGTATGATTATTAAGAATAACTGAGGGCTATATAAAATAACTCTGCTAATTTGTGAGTGGATTTCGCATATGAAAAAAGCCATAATTGTCGGTGCGGGGCCTGCCGGACTTTTCGCAGCCCACGAGCTTGCCGGAAAATGCGAGGTGATTCTTATAGACAAGGGCAAAAGCACCCTGGAAAGGCGCTGCCCGATGAGTTCTGAAAAAAGCTGTAAGAACTGCCAGCCGTGCAATATCATGTGCGGAGTGGGCGGCTCCGGAACTTATTCGGATGGAAAGCTCCACTACACCCCGGTCCTAAGCCACGAAAAAATCCTTGACATATACGGCCCCGAAGAATACGAAAAGCTGATGGAAGAAGTTGACGAAATATTTACAAAATATGGCGTTGATGCGGAATATTATCCAAAAGATATGAAGAAAGTGCAGGACCTTGTCGAAAAATGCAAAAAAAACAGCATACACCTTTTTGTCAGGCGAATCAGGCATGTTGGAAGCGACAAGCTGCCAAAAGTCATAGGTAGTTTTGAAGAGGCCCTCAGGAAAAAGGGCGTGAAGATAAAGACTGGCTGCTACGTCGAGGACCTTATCATTGAAAATGGAATGCTCAAAGGCGTCGTGTGCAGCGGAGAGAAAATCTATGGAGACTATGTAATTCTCGCGCCTGGAAGATATAACGCCTCATGGATGCAAGGCATCGCAAAAAAATACGGCCTTGGCTATACCTATGAAAAGGTCGAGGTGGGAGTGAGGGTTGAATTTCCTTCAGAGGTGATGAAGGAATATTCAGATGAAATGTACGAGGCAGTATTTTTGCTGAGAACCCCCACCTTCGACGACGTCATGAGGACGTTTTGCCCCTGCCCAAACGGAAAGGTTGCAATGGAAACTTATGAAGGTTTTGTCTGCGTTAATGGCCACAGCAATTCAAGCCACGACAGCCCAAACAGCAACTTTGCCTTTGTAACAGAGATACAGCTAACTGAGCCCGTAGAAAACACAATACTTTATGCCAAATCAATCGCAAAGCTTGCCAACACAATTGGAGGGGGAAAGCCCATCCTGCAGCGTCTTGCTGACCTCAGGTCGGGCAGGAGGAGCACCTGGGAAAGAATCAAAAAAAGCTATGTCCGGCCTTCCCTAAAGGCAGTCATTCCTGGAGATATCTCAATGG is a genomic window of Candidatus Aenigmatarchaeota archaeon containing:
- a CDS encoding ATP-binding protein; the protein is MKLGTVISTQDSPSTGEFYFVAEDKDSVKKGLFVQVSTKEGLLIARIEEIIVTNRYFMQPETISNYSISIDSHFPTDKWEYLVCKAHCLGILGQIVKRSNYPTSPGASVYLAKEENLKKLFRFAPDGLHLGELIGHKIAVKLNLNRLFQKHLAILALSGAGKSYATAVLVEELLSRSDDQGRVGTLVIDPHGEYSAFAYDEKFSQKTNLVRGKDIRIGLPKLSSNYLELFLPELSFVQKRDLVRVFEKLKKGENVFGMPELMAAINADECIKQATKDVLLSNLEVLNRTHLFGFYDVPSVPNLVFPGNLTVLDVSDMSGGKKRQMVASYFLRELFNRRVSGTVPPFIAFIEEAHNFAPEKSARTNFSKSIVETIAREGRKFNAILCLISQRPVHLSTTSLSQCNTHMYLRITNPYDKKHIGESSEGLTQELLNQITTLEVGEALIVGEASQFPLFVSIRKKEVCDAKTGKSLEEECREYLKQAKKDRADVLDMMKE
- a CDS encoding S-layer protein, giving the protein MKNIFGKIGAIALGALTTGASIAPAMAATYGLEDYPVPFVDNGNTNFLIVVGSGADPADVAGAINIAVRLGAERGEEVTCGGSGTVILGGEDKELALNEALSTFGTLKDNKLAGFQDDKLRWNSKDVDFEEQLTVTGIDIVTSDSDEDLGSEIYLGTGNANYQQFRYSYVIDDDDFDYTQVNTTTSKKLLVKFLGEDFEITGVSNGTTDSITFKFAKDFVLGVGDEEAVEGSMVKVNSIGSAAASVSVGGDTKIISEGDEYDFGDLTVGVNSILYTDDVESRQVDISIGSDIEKTVSDGDSMETFGEPEEENDAEWLWVVEADNSDTSKLTIGAKYNQKLLDHKDDLKTIGEYFALPENYAKVSITKFTTEDYLEITSEFDNYIDLDLTEAGASDTTTYTSKSGLVLTSDESETGFRVNASGVMTETDTVYLLVNGTNVIGAFDNSDNKKQIFYIGNGTNYQVTNELQVYYQDTALPVYFNNSVSTMAFTVKEGVEGDILWDVDLSGERLGDTQGQADAAELKIGGTNRGTAEDDYRTHYGLIIRDPDSNGDSDELAFAVPSEQIKATIVVEGPQTSVSTVTGSTVKKAVPIVDDIAKMDTEVNEVAKQTKNLILVGGPCVNILTANALGFSETVCGEEAAAVIPENAAIIKMVNGAFNQGKAALVVAGWDAVNTRAACSVLQQYTVYPDLMGEGVVVEGTTNPVLKALE
- a CDS encoding NAD(P)/FAD-dependent oxidoreductase, with amino-acid sequence MKKAIIVGAGPAGLFAAHELAGKCEVILIDKGKSTLERRCPMSSEKSCKNCQPCNIMCGVGGSGTYSDGKLHYTPVLSHEKILDIYGPEEYEKLMEEVDEIFTKYGVDAEYYPKDMKKVQDLVEKCKKNSIHLFVRRIRHVGSDKLPKVIGSFEEALRKKGVKIKTGCYVEDLIIENGMLKGVVCSGEKIYGDYVILAPGRYNASWMQGIAKKYGLGYTYEKVEVGVRVEFPSEVMKEYSDEMYEAVFLLRTPTFDDVMRTFCPCPNGKVAMETYEGFVCVNGHSNSSHDSPNSNFAFVTEIQLTEPVENTILYAKSIAKLANTIGGGKPILQRLADLRSGRRSTWERIKKSYVRPSLKAVIPGDISMAFPHRVVTNIIEGLERLNRVMPGINSGNTLLYAPEIKLRSSKIKTDGHLETCLSGLYVAGDGAGVSGNIVGAAATGIIAARGILSGKD
- a CDS encoding Hsp20/alpha crystallin family protein, coding for MEDKKKPGWIPAKASDPFWDIGAGFGRRFRNIWSAAMPDFPVDLLDEGDHFIVRSDLPGFNKEELSVEIAGRNLVIGACKKAEKEERGERYYLRERSSGEMTRSLLIPEEVVPEKAEIKFSEGMLEIKIPKVEGTGKRHKLL